A region from the Blautia faecicola genome encodes:
- a CDS encoding transposase produces MDEHIVTIALATRLKRRVFASDIIKEEAEKLIRENIDTINSTLISISFEDYGLILTLNNKDNLPTSDIAYFLRTATSAPLRNKYSNLNKMPSLWTRNYFCENGYMTNDTMAAVQEYFQQIKSR; encoded by the coding sequence ATGGATGAGCACATCGTCACAATTGCACTGGCAACAAGATTAAAACGTCGTGTGTTTGCATCTGATATCATAAAAGAGGAAGCAGAAAAATTGATTCGCGAAAATATTGATACAATTAATAGCACCCTAATTTCTATCAGTTTTGAAGATTATGGATTGATACTTACTTTAAACAATAAAGATAATCTACCTACTTCAGATATAGCTTATTTTCTGAGAACAGCAACGTCGGCACCATTGCGAAACAAATATTCAAATCTTAACAAAATGCCCAGTTTATGGACTAGAAATTATTTTTGTGAGAACGGATACATGACAAATGATACTATGGCAGCCGTTCAAGAATACTTTCAACAGATAAAAAGTCGATAA
- a CDS encoding ParB N-terminal domain-containing protein, translating into MARKDTYGKADDLHFFKVNGTESSSNSEYQHIPASKIKMSPFNEGMPMDEKMISEYADSMRKTGLLQPISVYDLNDGTFEIISGHQRFVAWCTILNHPTIPAVVRPNEPDVRKRFAAHTDANTKNRKLDGRFWCSRITQAKKVLSKTGSIGSRADEIKQLTEMLGIGQAQIYRLESFANLSPALQECEAKGLLSVKKSLLAKGLELNQQEMVAEEVKNFAVHKAATEEEDVSELTEQEFISILNNVKKGTAKPTKSRLSYADKTAQAGKSFLKMLSKSKTTQEKQAALEAINELRKKLDEAENKIRSTT; encoded by the coding sequence ATGGCTAGAAAAGATACATATGGTAAAGCTGATGATTTGCATTTTTTTAAAGTAAACGGGACCGAATCCAGTAGCAATTCTGAATATCAACATATTCCAGCCAGTAAAATCAAAATGAGTCCCTTTAACGAAGGCATGCCGATGGACGAGAAAATGATCTCTGAGTATGCTGATTCCATGCGCAAAACCGGACTCCTGCAGCCGATATCTGTATATGATCTTAACGATGGAACTTTTGAAATTATATCCGGTCATCAACGCTTTGTTGCCTGGTGCACAATATTGAATCATCCTACGATCCCGGCAGTTGTTCGTCCAAATGAGCCTGATGTGCGAAAGCGTTTTGCTGCGCATACAGATGCTAACACAAAAAACAGGAAACTGGATGGACGTTTCTGGTGTTCTCGAATTACACAGGCCAAAAAAGTTCTCTCTAAAACCGGCTCCATAGGTTCTCGTGCTGATGAAATAAAGCAATTAACAGAAATGCTTGGAATTGGACAAGCACAAATATACCGGTTAGAATCGTTTGCAAATCTTTCACCTGCCTTGCAAGAGTGTGAAGCAAAGGGGTTGCTGTCTGTCAAAAAATCACTGCTTGCAAAAGGATTGGAACTCAATCAGCAAGAAATGGTTGCTGAAGAAGTAAAAAATTTCGCGGTTCATAAAGCCGCGACAGAAGAAGAAGATGTATCGGAACTTACCGAACAAGAATTTATTTCTATCTTGAATAACGTAAAGAAAGGTACTGCCAAACCCACAAAATCCCGTTTATCATACGCTGATAAAACTGCTCAAGCAGGTAAGTCTTTTTTGAAAATGCTTTCTAAATCAAAAACAACACAGGAAAAGCAGGCAGCATTAGAAGCCATTAATGAATTGCGGAAGAAATTGGATGAGGCTGAAAACAAGATTCGTTCAACAACTTAA
- a CDS encoding ParA family protein, translating into MRSIVIAVTNQKGGVGKTTTAVNLAVFLNELHHRTLLIDVDPQVNSSDTYRAKIFGEPTLYDLLLEDGPITEELVKETIQHTDFGDIIPGDPNLTEADDALYNVSDRYFTLKNLLEKIDGFTNYDYIILDTNPSLNTLLKCALCSANWAILPCKPTRYAVQGMATLSSTLVGAQQEYNPELKVAGILPVDFDGRANVYRDTLGNLEDVAKKMGTSVFSVAIRRSSIVDAAQDQRMPLLKYAPKSKPALDYREFGKELLTILGGENNG; encoded by the coding sequence ATGAGATCTATTGTTATAGCCGTGACCAACCAAAAAGGTGGTGTCGGCAAAACCACAACTGCAGTAAACCTTGCAGTATTTTTGAATGAATTACATCATCGTACCTTACTCATCGACGTGGATCCCCAGGTAAATTCATCAGATACATATCGTGCAAAAATATTCGGTGAGCCAACATTATACGATTTGTTACTGGAAGATGGACCTATTACCGAAGAACTTGTTAAGGAAACTATTCAGCATACTGATTTCGGTGATATCATTCCCGGCGATCCGAACCTTACTGAGGCAGATGATGCGCTATACAATGTTTCTGATCGATATTTTACATTGAAAAATCTACTAGAGAAGATAGATGGCTTTACTAACTACGATTATATAATTTTAGATACCAATCCCAGTCTTAACACACTTTTAAAGTGTGCACTATGTTCAGCTAACTGGGCTATACTCCCGTGTAAGCCAACTCGATATGCAGTGCAAGGCATGGCAACATTATCCTCAACGCTCGTAGGTGCACAACAGGAATATAATCCAGAGTTGAAAGTGGCAGGAATTCTTCCAGTAGATTTTGATGGTCGGGCAAACGTGTATCGTGACACACTAGGAAATTTAGAAGATGTTGCAAAAAAAATGGGAACAAGCGTCTTTTCAGTTGCTATTCGCAGATCCTCAATTGTTGATGCGGCGCAGGATCAACGAATGCCTTTATTGAAATATGCACCAAAATCAAAACCTGCTCTTGATTATCGTGAATTCGGAAAAGAACTATTGACTATTTTAGGAGGCGAAAATAATGGCTAG
- a CDS encoding ATPase, T2SS/T4P/T4SS family: MELIDVPIGKVMRAIIHDKKKLAAIEQKYRLFEEAEIMPLARGTGFIELTERVVPDRDGDWKHPIILYVCRHRSQLGALVLCREAKKYLEKCSKQTPMDILSVSAGMNGDSIVLLLLVRTYKTEPNVKNIYNYLDEFLQEQHTRPKLIVPDEARKSYTEQERMAHKKKIDVQNKVLMECSDERPFLNSLDVYTPLGLDEIDVNKELIYDLQTKDMQISTVLPYVDFIKIFRECMRYITSVERDFYYDVIREKASKEEFINVIEAYIEKHYIDTKGMKIEDMPSLMEKINRALFELYIVQDLIDDPEITDVKITAPDSIRVRVKGRAYLSNVTFIDKEDYIRFITGIAVKNNIDLRIPTQTFTDEHDEKYILRFSLTAPYITGSGLPIIHIRKVSRKKLLAKDLIEAGMMDEKIKNYLLDCGKNSRGVVFAGPPGSGKTVILNWFLEEAYEASAEILVIQENDELFAYRKGVMFEHVVSYPQKGEKACSLEALGQMALVAGANVFVIGETKGAEICSAITLSNSGCRTALTIHSTSSTETIDKMVDLAMKGSSATYDQVKRMMKSFQTIVYLQDFKVCEISEIIGYDDKRKDMIYRSIYRANSLEEEQ, from the coding sequence ATGGAATTAATCGATGTACCTATTGGCAAGGTAATGCGTGCAATAATTCATGACAAGAAAAAACTTGCAGCGATAGAACAAAAATATAGACTTTTTGAAGAAGCTGAAATTATGCCATTAGCGCGTGGTACAGGTTTTATCGAGTTAACAGAAAGAGTTGTACCGGATCGGGATGGTGATTGGAAGCATCCTATTATTCTCTATGTATGTCGCCATCGTTCGCAACTGGGTGCTCTCGTACTCTGCAGGGAAGCAAAAAAATATCTTGAAAAATGCAGTAAACAAACCCCAATGGATATATTGTCGGTATCAGCAGGAATGAATGGCGACTCAATTGTACTGCTTCTTCTTGTTAGAACATATAAAACAGAACCGAATGTGAAAAATATTTATAATTACCTGGATGAGTTTCTCCAAGAACAGCATACAAGACCAAAGCTGATCGTTCCGGATGAAGCTAGGAAATCATATACAGAACAAGAACGGATGGCACATAAAAAGAAAATAGATGTTCAAAATAAAGTATTAATGGAATGTAGTGATGAGAGGCCATTTTTGAATAGCTTGGATGTATATACTCCGCTTGGTTTGGACGAAATTGACGTAAACAAGGAGCTGATCTATGATCTACAAACAAAAGATATGCAGATATCGACGGTTCTTCCGTATGTAGATTTCATAAAAATTTTCAGAGAATGTATGCGTTATATTACGTCGGTGGAAAGAGATTTTTATTATGATGTGATCCGGGAAAAAGCTTCAAAAGAGGAATTTATCAATGTCATAGAAGCTTATATAGAAAAACACTATATAGATACAAAAGGTATGAAGATTGAGGATATGCCTTCTTTGATGGAAAAAATCAACAGAGCATTGTTTGAACTGTATATTGTGCAGGACCTGATCGATGATCCAGAGATCACGGATGTAAAAATCACAGCTCCGGATTCTATCCGGGTAAGGGTAAAGGGGCGGGCGTATTTATCCAACGTAACCTTTATTGATAAGGAGGACTATATTCGGTTTATTACAGGAATAGCTGTAAAAAATAATATTGACTTAAGAATTCCAACACAGACTTTTACAGATGAACATGATGAAAAATATATTCTAAGATTTTCATTAACGGCTCCATATATAACGGGAAGCGGACTACCGATCATACATATCCGAAAGGTATCCAGAAAAAAATTACTGGCAAAGGATCTCATAGAGGCAGGAATGATGGATGAAAAAATCAAAAACTATCTGCTGGATTGTGGAAAAAACAGTCGCGGTGTTGTCTTTGCAGGCCCGCCAGGGAGTGGAAAAACAGTAATACTTAATTGGTTTTTAGAAGAAGCATATGAGGCTTCAGCAGAAATTCTTGTTATCCAGGAAAACGATGAACTATTTGCTTATAGAAAAGGTGTTATGTTTGAACACGTGGTATCCTATCCACAAAAAGGAGAAAAAGCTTGTTCATTAGAGGCTTTAGGACAAATGGCACTGGTTGCTGGAGCAAATGTTTTTGTTATTGGTGAAACCAAAGGAGCGGAAATATGTTCTGCGATTACATTATCCAACTCTGGTTGCCGTACCGCATTGACGATACATAGTACTTCATCAACGGAGACGATAGATAAAATGGTTGATCTGGCAATGAAGGGCTCGTCTGCTACCTATGATCAAGTGAAGCGGATGATGAAATCTTTTCAAACAATAGTATATCTTCAAGATTTTAAAGTGTGTGAAATATCCGAGATTATTGGATATGATGATAAGAGGAAGGATATGATCTATCGTTCAATATATAGAGCTAACAGTTTAGAGGAAGAACAGTAA